The following proteins are encoded in a genomic region of Microbacterium sp. NC79:
- the nrdF gene encoding class 1b ribonucleoside-diphosphate reductase subunit beta, producing MTPDKLKLVNKVQAINWNRIEDEKDLEVWNRLVNNFWLPEKVPLSNDIQSWNTLTPAEQTLTMRVFTGLTLLDTVQGTVGAVSLIPDAITPHEEAVYTNIAFMESVHAKSYSSIFSTLASTKEIDEAFRWSTENENLQRKAQIIVDYYHGDDPLKRKVASTLLESFLFYSGFYLPMHWASRAKLTNTADLIRLIIRDEAVHGYYIGYKFQKGLENETEERKQELKDYTFNLLFELYENEVQYTQDLYDPVGLTEDVKKFLHYNANKALMNLGYEAMFPSTVTNVNPAILSALSPNADENHDFFSGSGSSYVIGKAVATEDEDWDF from the coding sequence GTGACTCCGGACAAGCTGAAGCTCGTGAACAAGGTTCAGGCCATCAACTGGAACCGTATTGAAGACGAAAAAGACCTCGAGGTCTGGAACCGTCTCGTCAACAACTTCTGGTTGCCAGAGAAGGTGCCGCTGTCGAACGACATTCAGTCGTGGAACACGCTGACGCCGGCAGAGCAGACGCTCACGATGCGCGTTTTCACGGGCCTGACGCTGCTCGACACCGTGCAGGGCACGGTGGGTGCTGTGTCGCTCATTCCCGACGCGATCACGCCGCACGAAGAAGCCGTCTACACGAACATCGCCTTCATGGAGTCGGTGCACGCGAAGAGCTACTCCTCGATCTTCTCGACCCTCGCGTCGACGAAGGAAATTGATGAGGCGTTCCGCTGGTCAACCGAGAACGAGAACCTGCAGCGCAAGGCGCAGATCATCGTCGACTACTACCACGGTGATGACCCGCTCAAGCGCAAGGTCGCGTCGACCCTGCTGGAATCGTTCCTGTTCTACTCGGGCTTTTACCTGCCGATGCACTGGGCGTCGCGCGCCAAGCTCACCAACACGGCCGACCTCATCCGCCTCATCATTCGCGACGAGGCCGTGCACGGATACTACATCGGTTACAAGTTCCAGAAGGGTCTCGAGAATGAGACCGAAGAGCGCAAGCAGGAGCTGAAGGACTACACTTTCAACCTTCTCTTCGAGCTGTACGAAAACGAGGTGCAGTACACGCAAGACCTGTACGACCCGGTGGGACTGACCGAAGACGTCAAGAAGTTCTTGCACTACAACGCCAACAAGGCCCTGATGAACCTGGGCTACGAGGCGATGTTCCCGTCGACCGTGACCAACGTGAACCCGGCGATCCTTTCGGCGCTGTCGCCGAACGCCGACGAGAACCACGACTTCTTCTCGGGCTCCGGCTCGTCCTACGTCATCGGTAAGGCTGTCGCCACCGAAGACGAAGACTGGGACTTCTAA
- the nrdE gene encoding class 1b ribonucleoside-diphosphate reductase subunit alpha translates to MVEAAVKDDKTFKNNPAFDGMDYHSLNAMLNLYDADGNIQFDADRRAAREFFLQHVNQNTVFFHSLQERLDYLVEKEYYEPEVINNYPIEFIQSLNDRAYDAKFRFETFLGAFKYYTSYTLKTFDGKRYLERFEDRVVMTALALADGDQKVAEQIVDEITSGRFQPATPTFLNAGKAQRGELVSCFLLRIEDNMESIARGINSALQLSKRGGGVALLLSNIRESGAPIKQIENQSSGIIPVMKLLEDSFSYANQLGARQGAGAVYLNAHHPDIMKFLDTKRENADEKIRIKTLSLGVVVPDITFELAKKGEAMYLFSPYDVEKVYGVPFGDISVTEKYHEMVDDSRIKKTKIDAREFFQTLAEIQFESGYPYIMFEDTVNAANPIKGRINMSNLCSEILQVNTPTTYNADLSYDVIGKDISCNLGSMNIALSMDGGDLAGTVDTAIRALTAVSNQSHIESVRSIEDGNDRSHAIGLGQMNLHGFLAREHVYYGSEESIDFTNVYFATVLFHALTSSNKLAIERGETFDGFADSKYASGEFFDKYLENDFLPVTEKAKELFAGHTLPTREDWAALKASVQEHGIYNQNLQAVPPTGSISYINNSTSSIHPIASKIEIRKEGKIGRVYYPAPFMTNENLEYYQDAYEVGYEKVIDVYAAATQHVDQGLSLTLFFKDTATTRDINRAQIYAWRKGIKTIYYIRLRQMALEGTEIEGCVSCML, encoded by the coding sequence ATGGTGGAAGCTGCAGTGAAGGATGACAAGACCTTCAAGAACAACCCTGCCTTTGATGGCATGGACTATCACTCGCTGAACGCGATGCTGAACCTCTACGATGCTGACGGCAACATTCAGTTTGACGCTGACCGCCGCGCAGCTCGTGAGTTCTTCCTCCAGCATGTCAACCAGAACACGGTGTTCTTCCACTCCCTGCAGGAGCGCCTGGACTACCTGGTGGAGAAGGAATACTACGAACCCGAGGTCATCAACAATTACCCGATCGAGTTCATTCAGTCGCTGAACGACCGCGCGTACGATGCGAAGTTCCGCTTCGAAACCTTCCTCGGCGCGTTTAAGTACTACACGAGCTACACGCTGAAGACGTTCGACGGCAAGCGCTACCTCGAGCGCTTCGAAGACCGCGTCGTGATGACCGCTCTCGCGCTGGCTGACGGTGACCAGAAGGTTGCCGAGCAGATCGTTGATGAGATCACGTCTGGCCGCTTCCAGCCGGCAACACCGACCTTCCTGAACGCAGGTAAGGCACAGCGCGGTGAGCTCGTCAGCTGCTTCCTGCTTCGCATTGAAGACAACATGGAGTCGATTGCCCGCGGCATCAACTCGGCACTGCAGCTCTCCAAGCGTGGCGGCGGCGTGGCTCTGCTCCTCTCGAACATCCGTGAGTCTGGCGCACCGATCAAGCAGATCGAGAACCAGTCCTCGGGCATCATCCCCGTGATGAAGCTACTGGAAGACTCTTTCAGCTACGCGAACCAGCTCGGTGCACGTCAGGGTGCGGGCGCGGTGTACCTCAACGCGCACCACCCCGACATCATGAAGTTCCTTGACACCAAGCGTGAAAACGCTGACGAGAAGATTCGCATCAAGACCCTCTCGCTCGGTGTTGTGGTTCCGGACATCACGTTCGAACTCGCCAAGAAGGGTGAGGCCATGTATTTGTTCTCGCCTTACGACGTCGAGAAGGTCTACGGCGTGCCGTTCGGCGACATTTCGGTGACCGAGAAGTACCACGAGATGGTCGATGACTCGCGCATCAAGAAGACGAAGATCGACGCGCGTGAGTTCTTCCAGACGCTTGCCGAGATTCAGTTTGAGTCGGGCTACCCGTACATCATGTTTGAAGACACGGTAAACGCGGCGAACCCGATCAAGGGTCGCATCAACATGTCGAACCTCTGCTCGGAGATTTTGCAGGTCAACACGCCGACGACGTACAACGCTGACCTGTCGTACGACGTCATCGGTAAAGACATTTCGTGCAACCTCGGCTCCATGAACATTGCGCTGTCGATGGATGGCGGCGACCTCGCCGGAACCGTCGACACCGCGATTCGTGCGCTGACTGCCGTCTCGAACCAGAGCCACATCGAGTCGGTGCGCTCCATCGAAGATGGCAACGACCGTTCGCACGCTATCGGCCTCGGCCAGATGAACCTGCACGGCTTCCTTGCTCGTGAGCACGTCTACTACGGCTCGGAAGAGTCGATCGACTTCACCAACGTGTACTTCGCAACCGTGCTGTTCCACGCTTTGACGTCGTCGAACAAGCTCGCGATCGAGCGTGGCGAAACCTTCGATGGTTTCGCTGACTCGAAGTACGCGTCTGGTGAGTTCTTCGACAAGTACCTGGAGAACGACTTCCTGCCAGTGACCGAGAAGGCGAAGGAACTGTTCGCTGGTCACACCCTGCCGACCCGCGAAGACTGGGCAGCACTCAAGGCATCGGTGCAAGAGCACGGTATCTACAACCAGAACCTGCAGGCGGTTCCGCCGACCGGCTCGATCTCGTACATCAACAATTCGACGTCATCGATCCACCCGATCGCGTCGAAGATTGAGATCCGCAAGGAAGGCAAGATCGGCCGCGTCTACTACCCGGCGCCGTTCATGACGAACGAGAACCTGGAGTACTACCAGGACGCGTACGAGGTTGGCTACGAGAAGGTCATCGACGTTTACGCGGCTGCCACGCAGCACGTTGACCAGGGTCTGTCGCTGACGCTGTTCTTCAAGGACACCGCAACGACGCGCGACATCAACCGTGCGCAGATCTACGCATGGCGCAAGGGCATCAAGACGATCTACTACATCCGCCTCCGCCAGATGGCGCTGGAAGGAACCGAGATCGAAGGTTGCGTCAGCTGCATGCTGTAA
- the nrdI gene encoding class Ib ribonucleoside-diphosphate reductase assembly flavoprotein NrdI: MTDVPLLVYFSSVSGNTARFIDKLGARAQRIPLYRTDEPLIVNEPYVLVTPTYGGGDGHGAVPKQVIRFLNDEHNRSLIRGVIAAGNSNFGEAYCLAGDIISRKCHVPHLYRVEVFGTSEDVDRVSDGLERWWKLQ; encoded by the coding sequence ATGACCGACGTTCCACTCCTCGTCTACTTTTCGAGCGTTTCAGGTAACACCGCACGTTTTATTGACAAATTAGGTGCACGTGCACAGCGCATTCCGTTGTATCGCACTGATGAGCCATTGATTGTCAATGAACCGTACGTGCTTGTCACTCCCACCTACGGTGGGGGAGACGGGCACGGAGCGGTCCCCAAGCAAGTCATTCGGTTTCTCAATGACGAGCACAACCGAAGTCTTATTCGCGGCGTCATCGCCGCCGGAAACTCAAACTTCGGCGAAGCATATTGCCTCGCCGGAGACATCATCAGCCGCAAGTGCCACGTGCCGCACTTGTATCGAGTAGAGGTATTTGGCACGAGCGAAGATGTCGATCGCGTGAGCGACGGATTGGAACGATGGTGGAAGCTGCAGTGA
- the nrdH gene encoding glutaredoxin-like protein NrdH — MSVTVYTKPSCVQCNATYRALDAKGIEYEILDVSQDETALEQVKALGYMQAPVVITDEDHWSGFRPDKIDELASRLA; from the coding sequence ATGTCGGTCACGGTCTACACCAAGCCCTCCTGCGTACAGTGCAACGCGACCTACCGCGCACTCGACGCTAAGGGCATCGAATACGAAATCCTCGACGTCTCGCAAGACGAGACGGCACTCGAGCAGGTCAAGGCACTCGGCTACATGCAGGCGCCGGTCGTCATCACCGACGAAGACCACTGGTCAGGCTTCCGTCCCGACAAGATCGACGAGCTCGCGTCGCGTCTGGCATAA
- a CDS encoding MFS transporter, producing MASAGYKDLLSTPGVGRIIAAQLIARFPNGMVSLAILMHVEQATGSYGNAGIVLAVTSIGQAISGPVISRWMGKWGMRPVLLTAMIICALAIAAIALVPVSMALYITLGFIAGISTPPIQSAVRTIYPKMVTAKQLNPLFALDASLQEIIWIIAPVLITFIVMQISTTIGLWVIVTILVLGGLWFIYSPEVGRVRIPQSRRKLGKVLTKIPVLLATIMGFLLIGACAAVEAGVVATFGHAEDGGHGGGLEAGFVLAVFSVGSLIGGLFSGRLAISQWSMARRLLIVTVGLAVIPFFVHPDWAGQPFAIGAALTLAGLGVAPVLTVIFAMTTASVKFSDTAEAFGWVATGQLIGAAAGSAVAGFLIDGIGPAGAYIAAAGFACVGLVIAILAVRGFPDLRFRDASPLPDTAPISTIA from the coding sequence GTGGCATCAGCGGGATACAAGGATCTACTCAGCACTCCTGGCGTCGGGCGAATCATCGCGGCGCAACTCATTGCACGATTCCCCAACGGCATGGTGTCGCTGGCGATTCTCATGCATGTGGAGCAAGCGACCGGCTCATACGGAAACGCCGGCATCGTGCTGGCTGTCACCTCGATCGGTCAGGCTATTTCCGGCCCCGTCATCAGCCGCTGGATGGGCAAGTGGGGCATGCGCCCCGTGCTCCTGACCGCCATGATCATCTGCGCGCTTGCGATCGCGGCGATTGCTCTGGTTCCGGTCAGCATGGCGCTGTACATCACGCTCGGCTTCATCGCCGGCATCTCTACCCCGCCGATTCAGTCGGCGGTGCGCACTATCTACCCCAAGATGGTCACCGCAAAACAACTCAACCCGCTGTTCGCGCTCGACGCGTCGCTGCAGGAAATCATCTGGATCATCGCGCCGGTACTCATCACCTTCATCGTGATGCAAATCTCGACCACGATTGGTCTCTGGGTCATCGTGACGATTCTGGTGCTCGGTGGGCTCTGGTTTATCTACTCCCCCGAAGTCGGGCGAGTGCGTATTCCGCAGAGCCGCCGCAAGCTCGGCAAGGTTCTGACTAAGATTCCCGTCTTGCTCGCCACGATCATGGGCTTCCTCCTGATCGGAGCCTGTGCCGCTGTTGAGGCTGGCGTGGTGGCTACCTTCGGTCACGCGGAAGACGGCGGCCACGGCGGAGGTTTGGAAGCCGGCTTCGTTCTCGCCGTGTTCTCCGTTGGATCGCTCATCGGCGGCCTCTTCTCCGGGCGTCTCGCAATTTCGCAGTGGTCCATGGCGCGGCGCCTTCTAATTGTCACCGTCGGTCTCGCCGTCATTCCGTTCTTCGTCCACCCAGACTGGGCGGGCCAGCCCTTCGCCATCGGCGCCGCACTCACCCTCGCTGGCCTCGGAGTCGCGCCGGTGCTCACCGTCATTTTCGCGATGACCACGGCAAGTGTGAAGTTCTCTGACACCGCCGAAGCGTTCGGCTGGGTTGCCACCGGTCAGCTCATCGGCGCCGCCGCCGGCTCCGCGGTTGCTGGCTTCCTGATTGACGGCATCGGCCCGGCAGGCGCCTATATCGCCGCAGCCGGATTCGCGTGCGTCGGCCTCGTCATCGCGATCCTTGCAGTGCGTGGATTCCCCGACCTGCGTTTCCGTGACGCATCACCGCTTCCCGACACCGCGCCGATCAGCACGATCGCATAA
- a CDS encoding alpha/beta fold hydrolase — protein MTSPVILPFTSWGSPTAPLRALLVHGLGSNGALMWRTGTTLGDAGWRADAVDLRGHGIAPRALDYTIAAYGTDLQYTRNGDRPWDVVVAHSLGGAAATWAAAADATWTKRLILVDPAIHLAGRDHRLIRASQQRSFVDGSVEASWDQHPHWHPQDHELKALSVAQSSHWAIEQTLDQNETTWDVRAEAARITTPTHVIGADPKVYSIFTGDLAAEVLTNPTFSMSVVAGAGHSPHRDKPTEYIEHVRAALS, from the coding sequence ATGACGTCTCCCGTGATTCTGCCGTTCACATCCTGGGGTTCTCCGACCGCGCCGCTGCGCGCGCTGCTCGTGCATGGGCTCGGGTCAAACGGCGCACTGATGTGGCGCACGGGAACCACGCTCGGCGATGCGGGTTGGCGCGCAGATGCCGTCGACTTGCGCGGGCATGGCATCGCACCGCGCGCGCTCGACTACACCATCGCTGCGTACGGCACCGATCTGCAATACACGCGCAATGGTGATCGGCCGTGGGATGTCGTGGTGGCGCATTCGCTCGGTGGCGCGGCGGCGACCTGGGCGGCGGCAGCCGACGCGACATGGACCAAGCGCCTCATTCTTGTCGATCCTGCTATTCACCTCGCCGGTCGCGATCATCGCCTGATTCGCGCGAGCCAACAGCGCTCTTTTGTTGATGGTTCCGTCGAGGCGTCATGGGATCAGCACCCGCATTGGCATCCGCAAGACCACGAACTGAAGGCGCTTTCGGTTGCACAGTCGAGCCACTGGGCAATCGAGCAGACACTGGATCAGAACGAGACGACATGGGATGTGCGGGCCGAAGCCGCGCGCATAACGACGCCGACGCACGTCATTGGCGCCGACCCGAAGGTGTACTCCATCTTTACCGGCGACCTGGCGGCTGAAGTGCTCACCAACCCGACCTTCTCGATGTCGGTCGTCGCAGGTGCTGGACACTCGCCGCATCGCGATAAGCCGACCGAATACATCGAGCACGTGCGCGCGGCGCTCTCGTGA
- a CDS encoding acyl-CoA dehydrogenase family protein, translated as MTFDAEAFLPDDLIARIRERAPRIDAENRFPDEDLAELAAAGYLKILVPTDRGGAGLTLEQAAVLQQRLATAAPATALAINMHLVWTGVAKIMRDRGFDELAFVQEGAARGEVFAFGISEAGNDLVLGGSDTVATPTADGGYAFTGTKIFTSLAPVWTQLGLHGLDSTDPDNPRLVYAFIDRTDAVVTRDDWDTMGMRGTQSRTTELHGAVASPAHVARVVPLGEPDPIMFGIFAAFEILLASVYTGIARRAIDVAVETVGKRRSKKTGKTYAHDADIRWRIADMGLAYDALLPQIAMIARDVDDRVDHGSLWFAKLSGVKHRAVVMAKQVVDEAMLTGGGSSYFARSELQRLYRDVLAGMFHPSDPESAHATMAAAWLGALED; from the coding sequence ATGACGTTCGATGCCGAAGCTTTCCTCCCCGACGATCTGATCGCTCGTATTCGTGAGCGCGCACCCCGCATTGACGCGGAGAACCGCTTCCCCGACGAAGATCTCGCGGAGCTGGCGGCAGCCGGGTACCTGAAGATTCTGGTTCCTACCGATCGGGGCGGTGCCGGGCTCACGCTGGAGCAGGCCGCGGTGCTGCAACAGCGCCTCGCGACGGCCGCGCCGGCAACGGCGCTCGCGATCAATATGCACCTGGTGTGGACAGGGGTCGCGAAGATTATGCGCGATCGCGGCTTCGATGAGCTCGCGTTTGTACAGGAGGGTGCCGCACGCGGTGAGGTGTTCGCCTTCGGCATTTCCGAAGCGGGCAATGACCTCGTGCTCGGCGGTTCTGACACCGTCGCCACCCCGACGGCTGATGGCGGTTACGCCTTCACCGGAACCAAGATCTTCACATCCCTCGCCCCGGTGTGGACACAGCTCGGCCTGCACGGCCTCGACAGCACCGATCCGGACAACCCCCGCCTGGTCTACGCGTTCATAGATCGCACCGACGCGGTCGTCACGCGCGATGACTGGGACACGATGGGCATGCGCGGAACCCAGAGCCGCACGACAGAACTCCACGGCGCGGTAGCCTCCCCCGCACACGTCGCGCGCGTGGTTCCGCTCGGCGAGCCCGACCCGATCATGTTTGGCATCTTTGCGGCGTTCGAGATTCTGCTGGCGTCGGTGTACACCGGCATCGCTCGGCGCGCGATCGACGTCGCCGTCGAGACTGTTGGCAAGCGCCGTTCAAAAAAGACCGGCAAAACGTACGCACACGACGCTGACATTCGCTGGCGTATCGCCGACATGGGGCTCGCGTACGACGCGCTCCTCCCCCAAATCGCGATGATCGCCCGCGACGTTGACGACCGGGTCGACCACGGCAGCCTGTGGTTCGCGAAGCTGTCTGGCGTGAAGCACCGTGCGGTTGTGATGGCCAAGCAGGTTGTCGACGAAGCGATGCTGACCGGCGGCGGGTCAAGCTACTTTGCCCGCAGCGAGCTGCAGCGTCTTTACCGTGATGTGCTTGCTGGCATGTTCCATCCGTCAGACCCGGAGTCGGCACACGCCACGATGGCGGCCGCTTGGCTAGGAGCGCTGGAAGACTAG
- a CDS encoding metal-sensitive transcriptional regulator, translating into MIEDIKKRALHRTSILEGQMRGLAKMIDNEDYCMDIITQSRAIQRSLESLNKLLLENHLRQHVSHMMEHGGEQREQAIAEMLKAFEVSGK; encoded by the coding sequence GTGATCGAAGACATCAAAAAGCGTGCGTTGCACCGAACCAGCATCCTGGAAGGGCAAATGCGCGGCCTCGCGAAGATGATCGACAACGAGGACTACTGCATGGATATCATCACGCAGTCCCGCGCCATCCAGCGCTCGCTGGAGTCTTTGAACAAGCTTCTCCTGGAGAACCACTTGCGCCAGCACGTCAGCCACATGATGGAGCACGGCGGAGAACAGCGCGAGCAGGCCATCGCCGAAATGCTGAAGGCTTTTGAGGTGTCAGGCAAGTAG
- a CDS encoding DUF445 domain-containing protein yields MVRTPTALLSPADQERRRALRTMKGVALGALIGMAVLFCVAFVLQRDVEAWGYVRAAAEGGMVGALADWFAVTALFRHPLGIPIPHTAIIPKRKDEIGRSLGEFVETNFLSGEVVEKKLGSTAISKNLGTWLSSPEHARRVGTESATLAANVLRALSDDDVQDLIGDLARDHLLNPQWGPPAGTWLGKVVESNAHHGAVDLAVDSIATWLHNNQSYFSGLLSKRLPSWVPSLAHRFVDDTAYKEAVKFVGAVQADKEHQARHAIDAYLAKLADNLQHDPVTMAKLEDAKSAVFDSPRVRELAGEAWNTVKVGLLESLENPTSTLRARIDAAIFDFGQRLTRDDALQARLDAWITQAAVFVVERYKHDIASIITDTVERWDPSETTEKIELMVGKDLQFIRLNGTIVGSLAGVLIYTIAHAVLGA; encoded by the coding sequence ATGGTTCGCACACCGACGGCTCTGCTTTCTCCCGCCGATCAGGAGCGCCGACGCGCCCTGCGCACGATGAAGGGTGTCGCCCTCGGCGCGCTCATCGGAATGGCGGTGCTGTTTTGCGTCGCGTTCGTGCTGCAGCGCGACGTCGAGGCGTGGGGGTATGTGCGTGCCGCTGCCGAGGGTGGCATGGTGGGTGCGCTCGCCGATTGGTTTGCCGTTACGGCGCTTTTTCGGCATCCGCTCGGGATTCCGATTCCGCACACGGCGATCATTCCCAAGCGCAAGGATGAAATCGGGCGTTCGCTCGGCGAGTTTGTCGAGACGAACTTCCTCTCCGGCGAGGTCGTCGAGAAAAAACTCGGCTCGACGGCGATTTCGAAGAACCTCGGAACCTGGCTGAGCTCCCCTGAGCACGCGCGGCGCGTGGGCACGGAATCGGCGACCCTCGCGGCCAACGTCTTGCGCGCGCTCAGTGACGACGATGTGCAAGATCTCATTGGTGATCTTGCGCGTGACCATCTGCTCAATCCGCAGTGGGGACCGCCTGCAGGCACCTGGCTGGGCAAGGTTGTTGAGTCAAACGCCCATCATGGTGCGGTGGATCTCGCCGTCGACAGCATCGCCACCTGGTTGCACAATAACCAGAGCTACTTTTCCGGGCTCCTGTCCAAGCGCCTGCCGTCGTGGGTGCCGTCGCTCGCGCACCGCTTCGTGGATGACACCGCGTATAAGGAGGCGGTCAAGTTTGTGGGTGCGGTGCAGGCTGACAAGGAACATCAGGCGCGACATGCGATCGACGCGTATCTCGCGAAGCTCGCCGACAATTTGCAGCACGATCCGGTGACGATGGCGAAGCTGGAGGACGCGAAGTCGGCTGTTTTTGACAGCCCGCGCGTTCGAGAACTGGCTGGCGAGGCGTGGAACACGGTCAAGGTGGGGTTGCTGGAGTCGCTGGAGAACCCGACCAGCACGTTGCGCGCCCGCATCGATGCGGCCATCTTTGATTTCGGCCAGCGGCTCACGCGTGATGATGCGCTCCAGGCGCGCCTCGACGCCTGGATTACCCAGGCGGCAGTCTTCGTCGTGGAGCGGTACAAGCACGACATCGCCAGCATCATCACCGACACTGTCGAGCGATGGGATCCCAGCGAGACGACGGAGAAGATTGAGCTCATGGTCGGCAAAGACCTGCAGTTCATTCGCCTCAACGGAACCATTGTCGGCTCGCTGGCTGGTGTGCTCATCTACACGATTGCACACGCCGTCTTGGGGGCGTAG